In Pocillopora verrucosa isolate sample1 chromosome 13, ASM3666991v2, whole genome shotgun sequence, one genomic interval encodes:
- the LOC131779504 gene encoding uncharacterized protein, with protein sequence MSQLPAAVVKLNIDEVQNLLQQDGVDVNARDRHGNTALHLTNNISIVSLLINAGADPNLQNEDGDTPLHMSFVLDQVMFKKFLSDHRKFLELVTVLLEAGASPNLQNKHGYNILHSLFVYGGIAGLDFEASLIHEFIELLLLFNVDVNMPDFEQCTPLHHAVKEPHVLNAELLLRSGAQIEGRDFRGMTSLQHLFHSDNEEMIQLLLQSQAEVNAQDLDGRTTLSTATEVGNHVMVRLLLEDPRISIDLADKNGTTPLHLAAVFERVDIIEILIQASADVDALDYLNSTPLHYAAYGGTPEIVTQLLEAGANDKLADNAGWLPVQYALSRHYYHTALRFGREFLVDVANNAKRDVTVSGASDDDIIAQSLPADDIFTMVVAASNIYAKEFDSSVVPRDLVEFMREKSAGDIPGYLRDMLMVAGVGLVPIDLAEVDRMRQSVADFMTKWAEEIAKIDMRFKGNLMPSGSVYEGTKVGDPNEFDYMLLLEDLGRMCSVTFDEDTLYNEVVIHKKLNESGVYEDFFDGDQLDSSRVMTKFVDKAKQALTRLADHTPAPREMYIEGLTEHSLVEDTWTLSGTVTCNLKLKWAGLHYKHLVITVDLVPAIPVPHWPLIARKTSRLLTDDIKSRGCHLVPKSGYWRLSFSLPERLIMAGLSQEQKRAFVGAKMVLHPAVSCKILLYDDNDRVSVDENKERYEFSEQEEDDLAGDAYLASDAHGKERDFDQHESTKSDLDAEDASCLTITTDESVSITTSGISSEVREFPSMPVPCTIVGRVALSKQGNIASVLKLTDAQDFESLDRVTLKIADDVAIHSVAEHPHKLDEKGEMEEQSSQTGDSYEHVKTLLPFNILSTYLIKNLFFNCIEENAKETGGKTVTTGQIFSKLMEFLRESRPIPYYFIPNQYFSGIDKDALLEDNGRDIVLVATVINSILNEG encoded by the coding sequence ATGTCTCAGTTGCCTGCTGCGGTCGTGAAATTAAACATCGACGAAGTGCAAAATTTATTGCAGCAGGATGGAGTGGACGTGAATGCAAGAGACAGACATGGTAATACAGCATTACACCTAACAAATAATATATCGATAGTTTCGCTGCTTATAAACGCGGGTGCCGACCCAAACTTGCAGAACGAAGATGGAGACACCCCTCTCCACATGTCGTTTGTTCTAGATCAGGTTATGTTCAAAAAGTTTTTATCAGATCATCGCAAATTTTTAGAATTGGTCACCGTGTTGTTAGAGGCTGGGGCATCCCCAAActtacaaaacaaacatggttataACATTCTTCATTCTTTGTTTGTCTACGGCGGTATTGCTGGGCTCGACTTTGAGGCCTCGTTGATTCATGAGTTTATTGAGCTTCTTCTCTTATTCAATGTGGATGTGAATATGCCAGATTTTGAACAATGCACTCCGTTGCATCACGCTGTCAAAGAACCACATGTGCTTAATGCTGAGCTGCTTTTGAGATCAGGGGCTCAAATCGAAGGTCGAGATTTTCGCGGAATGACATCGTTACAACACTTGTTTCACTCCGATAATGAAGAAATGATCCAGCTTTTATTGCAAAGCCAAGCTGAAGTAAACGCACAAGACTTAGATGGACGTACAACTCTATCTACCGCAACAGAAGTTGGAAACCATGTTATGGTCCGATTGCTTTTAGAGGATCCTCGCATCTCCATCGACCTTGCGGACAAAAACGGCACAACCCCTCTCCACCTTGCAGCTGTCTTTGAACGCGTCGACATCATCGAAATACTCATCCAAGCCTCCGCGGACGTGGATGCACTTGATTATCTAAACAGCACCCCTCTTCATTACGCTGCCTACGGAGGAACACCAGAAATTGTTACTCAGTTATTAGAGGCAGGTGCGAACGACAAGCTCGCAGACAATGCTGGCTGGCTTCCAGTACAGTATGCGTTGTCCAGGCACTATTACCACACTGCTTTGAGATTTGGCCGGGAATTTCTTGTTGATGTTGCGAACAATGCAAAGCGTGATGTGACAGTTTCAGGTGCTTCAGATGATGATATCATAGCTCAAAGCCTTCCAGCTGACGATATATTTACCATGGTTGTCGCTGCGTCAAACATATACGCAAAAGAATTTGACTCGTCCGTGGTACCTCGAGATTTGGTAGAGTTTATGAGGGAGAAATCTGCTGGGGATATTCCTGGCTATTTACGCGATATGCTCATGGTGGCAGGAGTTGGACTGGTACCCATAGATTTGGCAGAAGTTGATAGAATGAGGCAAAGTGTCGCAGATTTTATGACTAAGTGGGCAGAAGAAATAGCCAAAATTGACATGAGGTTCAAAGGCAATTTGATGCCGTCTGGAAGTGTTTACGAGGGAACGAAAGTAGGAGATCCCAACGAATTTGACTACATGTTACTTCTCGAAGATCTTGGCCGAATGTGCTCAGTCACGTTTGATGAAGACACTTTGTACAATGAGGTAGTGATTCACAAGAAATTGAACGAATCGGGAGTGTATGAAGACTTTTTTGATGGAGATCAGTTGGACAGTAGTAGGGTTATGACCAAATTTGTGGATAAGGCCAAACAGGCATTAACACGCCTTGCGGACCACACCCCAGCACCACGGGAGATGTACATCGAGGGCCTCACCGAACACAGCTTAGTTGAGGATACATGGACACTCTCAGGAACTGTCACATGTAATCTGAAGTTAAAGTGGGCTGGTTTGCATTACAAGCATTTGGTTATTACAGTAGACCTGGTTCCTGCCATTCCAGTGCCTCATTGGCCTCTCATAGCACGAAAAACGAGCAGATTATTGACAGACGATATCAAATCTCGTGGCTGTCATTTAGTTCCAAAGAGCGGCTATTGGAGGCTCTCGTTTTCCTTGCCTGAGAGACTGATAATGGCCGGCCTATCACAAGAACAAAAGCGTGCATTTGTTGGCGCCAAAATGGTTCTACATCCAGCTGTGTCTTGCAAGATACTTTTATATGATGATAATGATCGCGTCTCCGTTgacgaaaacaaagaaagatatgaGTTTTCAGAGCAAGAAGAAGACGACCTCGCCGGTGATGCATACCTCGCCAGTGATGCTCACGGCAAAGAAAGAGATTTTGACCAACATGAGAGCACGAAAAGCGACTTGGATGCTGAAGATGCTTCGTGCTTAACAATTACGACTGATGAATCTGTTAGCATAACTACAAGCGGGATTTCGAGTGAGGTGCGCGAATTCCCTTCTATGCCAGTGCCGTGTACCATAGTAGGCAGGGTTGCTTTGTCTAAACAAGGAAACATCGCTTCAGTCTTAAAATTGACAGATGCTCAAGATTTCGAATCATTAGATCGAGTAACGTTAAAAATTGCTGACGATGTAGCGATCCACTCAGTAGCAGAACACCCACATAAACTTGATGAGAAAGGAGAAATGGAAGAACAGTCATCCCAAACTGGAGACAGTTATGAGCATGTCAAGACCCTTCTTCCTTTCAACATTTTGTCGACCTACCTGATCAAGAACTTGTTTTTCAACTGCATTGAAGAAAACGCGAAAGAAACAGGTGGAAAAACAGTCACAACAGGCCAGATTTTTAGCAAACTGATGGAGTTCTTGAGGGAATCTCGCCCAATTCCATATTATTTTATCCCAAATCAATATTTCTCGGGAATCGATAAAGATGCTTTATTAGAAGATAATGGACGTGACATTGTGTTAGTAGCTACCGTGATCAACTCAATACTAAATGAAGGTTga
- the LOC131779506 gene encoding myosin regulatory light polypeptide 9, whose protein sequence is MSSKAKTKKSTKKRAQRATSNVFAMFDQSQIQEFKEAFNMIDQNRDGFIDAADLKDMFASLGKDVTDDYVEDMLNDASGAINFTMFLTLFGEKLNGTDPEDVIRNAFACFDEEQSGQLQEDRLVDLLQTLGDRFSDQEIDDMLHGAPVDSKGNFNYVKFTRIIKHGKDDD, encoded by the exons ATGTCCAGCAAGGCCAAGACGAAGAAATCGACCAAGAAGCGAGCTCAGAGAGCAACTTCTAATGTATTTGCAATGTTCGATCAGTCGCAAATTCAAGAATTCAAAGAAGCATTTAACATGATCGATCAAAACCGTGATGGCTTTATTGACGCGGCTGACCTGAAAGATATGTTTGCCTCTCTGGGTAAAGACGTTACAGATGATTACGTGGAAGACATGTTGAACGACGCCAGCGGTGCCATCAACTTTACCATGTTTCTGACCCTCTTTGGAGAGAAACTTAACGGAACCGACCCTGAGGACGTCATTAGGAATGCATTCGCGTGTTTTGACGAGGAGCAGTCTGGCCAGTTGCAAGAGGATAGATTGGTCGATTTGCTGCAAACTTTAGGCGATAG GTTTTCCGATCAAGAAATCGATGATATGTTGCATGGGGCTCCAGTAGATTCCAAAGGCAACTTCAATTACGTGAAGTTCACAAGAATAATCAAGCATGGGAAGGATGATGATTGA
- the LOC131779507 gene encoding ubiquitin conjugation factor E4 A, with amino-acid sequence MDQNPFAALFRSVEEAEEFRKHSSKTSAPNVSAKGIIDNDSKPNTKNDAQINEEEKAWIVNDMFQRVFLITVNNDGDRLGKKQFGGLPKRCVYLRNTASTEEGSILQWTNIDEAIMERLSMNQPRSHVVITGGARMSSLTAEIEAGEVSNVKYLASCYKRATEECKKWKEKDASLVEITDRARTLVLSYAGTCLLSPEMFSKAAPQKHLFQLLLTMQGDQVLLEFMDGLVEEHQQKDDLMTMFSPVLEMLADRSKDISSLLQPDIHNYFDILLFFAKHVTLAEILVSSRFWLPAKSPIGAIQGHAFEKQTLLGFLLALTSMSRDPTKPSEFFQHPTEQSHADMQATMANLRKHLDTLSEKLHKVVIEIMKKSSSAKHQVLYWIGACLHGNITRKKMMAEFFTATQAQDGFFLNLSTLLLKMCQPFMDPCSPKLLKINPQYCAVNVSFDSIAREGTALHVIGLDGETRLVVPPNEENITLKNTPAYGFVTECFFMTHHCLNLGLWKVCEKYRKLMNELAQMQQMYQDASAQGTEGVLLERLKVQFENSIIKQLSLKTHLLNPSLIELGLKFYIATASWLNQVALAGDSFDEMTSFKEVEIPLPTQTPTGLLFVPEFIVENMADFIIFLRHFSEETLESAGKSLHHLVTFFVIYMGSPERVRNPHLRAKLAETLEALVPIQKSKSSSELLSVPQVNLFNRQSAFLQHKVAPAYLPQALLQLFVDIEFTGHSMQFEQKFGYRHHMYSVLKFMWQEDDYKASLMKMGEEAADEKKKKTAIPLFLRFLNLLINDSTFLLDEALQFMAALKKLQAEKDSGDWESLTEQAQQQKQQEMQHTSGMARSHNILANETVRALSYITADIKQPFLIGCMVRRTADMLNYFLLRLVGPKMGELKAKNLSEFHFKPQKLVSDIIDIYLNLGEQDSFCKAVASDKRSYSPNLFKQSERVLKLIGRPSSVIFRLSELADRVNEFAQQDEEDDLIDPPEEFLDPITNTLMTDPVILTTSSKIVDRSTICRHLLSDQTDPFNRSPLTLDMLKPHDELRTKIHAWMAEMKALGKR; translated from the exons ATGGACCAGAACCCCTTTGCAGCCCTCTTTCGATCAGTTGAAGAGGCAGAAGAGTTCAGAAAACACTCTTCAAAGACATCAGCACCAAATGTTTCAGCAAAAGGAATCATTGACAATGATTCAAAACCCAATACAAAAAATGATGCCCAGATAAACGAGGAAGAAAAAGCATGGATAGTGAATGACATGTTTCAGCGTGTGTTCCTGATCACCGTAAATAATG ATGGAGATCGTCTTGGAAAGAAACAATTTGGTGGTCTCCCAAAAAGATGTGTCTATTTGCGCAATACTGCTAGTACTGAGGAGGGATCAATTCTTCAGTGGACCAACATTGATGAG GCCATTATGGAGCGGCTAAGTATGAATCAGCCTCGTTCCCATGTGGTGATCACAGGCGGTGCTCGTATGTCATCACTTACAGCTGAGATTGAAGCAGGAGAAGTTTCAAATGTAAAATACTTGGCCTCCTGTTACAAAAGAGCCACTGAGGAGTGCAAGAAATGGAAG GAAAAGGATGCGTCTCTTGTGGAAATTACAGACAGAGCAAGAACACTGGTGTTGTCTTATGCAGG GACTTGTTTATTGAGCCCAGAAATGTTTTCTAAAGCTGCCCCTCAGAAGCACTTGTTTCAACTACTATTGACCATGCAAG GAGATCAAGTGCTTTTAGAGTTCATGGATGGTCTTGTTGAGGAGCATCAACAAAAAGATGATCTG ATGACTATGTTCTCTCCAGTTCTTGAGATGTTGGCCGATAGAAGCAAAGATATCTCGTCACTTCTTCAGCCTGACATCCATAACTATTTTGATATACTGCTGTTCTTTGCAAAGCATGTCACACTGGCTGAG ATCCTTGTGTCATCAAGATTCTGGCTTCCTGCGAAATCACCTATAGGTGCAATTCAAGGCCATGCCTTTGAGAAGCAAACCTTGTTAGGATTCTTATTAGCATTGACCAGCATGTCCAGGGATCCAACCAAACCATCT GAATTTTTCCAGCATCCAACTGAGCAGAGTCATGCTGACATGCAAGCCACTATGGCCAACTTACGCAAACACTTGGATACATTGTCGGAGAAACTCCACAAG GTTGTCATTGAGATCATGAAAAAATCAAGTTCTGCAAAACACCAAGTTCTTTACTGGATTGGAGCATGTCTCCATGGAAACATAACAAGGAAGAAG atGATGGCAGAGTTTTTTACAGCAACCCAAGCACAAGATGGATTCTTTTTAAATCTTAGTACTCTGCTCCTGAAAATGTGCCAGCCATTCATGGACCCATGCTCACCCAAGCTTTTGAAAATCAACCCACAGTACTGTGCTGTGAATGTTAGTTTTGACAGCATTGCACGAGAAGGCACTGCATTACATGTCATCGGACTTGATGGGGAAACACGACTGGTTGTACCACCTAATGAAG AGAACATTACGCTGAAGAACACACCAGCATATGGATTTGTGACAGAGTGCTTTTTCATGACTCATCATTGTCTCAACTTGG GTCTGTGGAAAGTCTGCGAGAAATACAGAAAACTCATGAACGAGTTAGCACAA ATGCAACAGATGTACCAAGATGCCTCAGCACAGGGAACTGAAGGAGTTTTGTTAGAAAGACTGAAAGTCCAGTTTGAGAACAGCATTATCAAACAGTTGTCTCTGAAG ACTCATCTCCTTAACCCGTCCCTCATTGAACTTGGCCTGAAGTTTTACATAGCAACTGCATCATGGCTGAATCAAGTAGCACTGGCTGGGGACAGCTTTGATGAGATGACTTCTTTTAAAGAAGTGGAAATTCCTCTTCCAACACAG ACTCCTACAGGACTCTTGTTTGTCCCCGAGTTCATTGTGGAAAACATGGCTGACTTTATAATTTTTCTGAG ACATTTCAGTGAAGAAACTTTGGAGAGTGCAGGAAAGTCTCTACATCATCTTGTaacattttttgtcatttacatGGG GAGTCCTGAACGTGTGCGTAATCCGCATCTTAGAGCAAAACTGGCAGAGACTCTGGAGGCATTGGTTCCCATTCAGAAATCCAAGAGTTCAAGTGAACTTTTGTCTGTCCCACAAGTCAATTTG ttCAACAGACAAAGTGCTTTCCTTCAACACAAGGTTGCCCCTGCCTACCTCCCTCAGGCTCTTTTACAACTGTTTGTGGATATAGAATTCACAGGACATTCCATGCAGTTTGAGCAGAAATTTG GTTACCGGCATCACATGTATTCGGTTTTGAAATTCATGTGGCAGGAAGATGATTACAAAGCTTCCCTGATGAAGATGGGTGAAGAG GCTGCtgatgaaaagaagaagaaaacagcTATTCCACTATTTCTTCGTTTCCTTAATTTGTTGATCAACGATTCTACATTTCTGCTGGATGAAGCTCTTCAG tttATGGCAGCTCTGAAGAAGCTCCAAGCTGAGAAAGACAGTGGAGACTGGGAGAGTTTAACAGAGCAAGCACAACAACAG AAGCAGCAGGAGATGCAGCATACCAGTGGAATGGCTCGCAGTCATAACATCTTAGCCAATGAAACTGTCCGTGCACTGAGTTATATAACAGCTGACATCAAACA acCATTTCTCATAGGTTGCATGGTGAGGAGGACTGCAGATATGTTAAATTACTTCCTTCTAAGATTGGTTGGACCAAAAATGGGAGAACTGAAG GCAAAAAATCTCTCAGAGTTCCATTTTAAGCCTCAAAAGCTGGTTTCTGATATTATTGACATATACCTTAACCTTGGTGAACAAGACTCCTTCTGCAAGGCAGTTGCCTCAGACAAAAGATCCTACTCTCCAAATTTATTCAAACAATCAGAGAGGGTGCTCAA ATTGATTGGAAGACCATCTTCAGTAATCTTTAGACTTAGTGAACTTGCAGATCGTGTTAATGAATTTGCCCAGCAAGATGAAGAGGATGATTTGATAGAT CCACCAGAAGAATTTCttgatccaataacaaacaCACTGATGACTGATCCAGTGATTCTTACTACATCAAGTAAAATTGTAGACAGATCCACCATCTGCCGTCACCTTCTGAG TGATCAGACAGATCCTTTTAACAGGAGCCCTCTTACTCTTGACATGCTGAAGCCACATGATGAGTTACGGACAAAAATACATGCCTGGATGGCAGAAATGAAAGCTCTAGGGAAACGCTGA
- the LOC131779505 gene encoding NEDD8-conjugating enzyme UBE2F: MITLAKKIKEERDKKEKGDHVTGNTKSGRTSIRDKLLTKEVTELEENVPESCQVDFKDPNILHEFTLTVTPGEGYWKDGIFIFHIMIPEEYNIKPPNVWCETKIWHPNISENGEVCLSLLREHTLDGSGWAPTRKLKDIVWGLNSLFTDLLNFDDPLNVEASELYFKNKELFRRRVEDYIRLYASPRR, encoded by the exons atgattactcTCGCaaagaaaattaaggaagaGCGGGATAAGAAGGAAAAGGGCGATCACGTTACAGGAAACACGAAAAGCGGGAGAACATCTATACGTGACAAATTGCTAACCAAAG AAGTGACAGAACTCGAGGAAAATGTACCGG AATCCTGTCAAGTTGACTTTAAGGATCCAAACATTCTTCATGAGTTCACTCTGACTGTAACACCAG gAGAGGGTTATTGGAAGGATggaatttttatatttcatattatGATACCAGAAGAGTATAATATAAAG CCACCTAATGTTTGGTGTGAAACAAAAATCTGGCATCCAAACATTAGTGAGAATGGGGAAGTCTGTTTGag CTTGTTGAGGGAACACACTCTTGATGGGTCTGGATGGGCACcaacaagaaaattaaag GATATAGTGTGGGGCCTGAATTCTTTGTTTACA GACTTGCTGAATTTTGATGACCCACTTAATGTAGAGGCTTCAGAATTATATTTTAAGAACAAG GAATTATTTCGAAGACGAGTTGAAGACTATATCAGACTGTATGCATCCCCCAGAAGATAA